Proteins encoded by one window of Arenicella chitinivorans:
- a CDS encoding CBU_0592 family membrane protein, which translates to MNIDLLANIIGMLGTSMVVGTYFLLQLNKLDAKGLAYNLWNLVGAVLLLISLLIHFNLASFVIEIFWIAASLVGLFNYWKRHKRSSTE; encoded by the coding sequence ATGAACATCGACTTACTGGCCAACATCATCGGGATGTTGGGCACATCAATGGTGGTGGGCACTTACTTTTTGCTGCAATTAAACAAATTGGATGCCAAAGGCTTGGCTTACAATCTGTGGAATCTGGTTGGCGCGGTTCTTCTGCTCATTAGCTTATTGATCCATTTCAACCTAGCGAGCTTTGTAATCGAAATATTTTGGATAGCCGCGTCGCTGGTCGGCTTGTTCAATTACTGGAAACGCCATAAGCGGAGTTCCACAGAGTAA
- a CDS encoding DUF6498-containing protein — protein sequence MDKKQPFEKTAKLGAVSSLALIAANLVPLLGVLFYDWNVAFVLALFWIENLVIGLFNLLKMWTLALINRRVSGLPVSLFFVLHYGIFCMGHGTLLWSLLNMGELPVDQYFPDVASGFASLFAQGGAVFMGFFAEFGRPLALAVLALIASHSVAFIETFVLSGDIWRKRIGELMGEPYPRILIMHVGLLGGALLLERLGSPTWLLAIMVVLKIIVDVSRYRRTKQH from the coding sequence ATGGACAAAAAACAGCCATTCGAAAAGACAGCTAAGTTAGGCGCGGTCTCCTCGCTGGCTTTGATTGCGGCCAATTTGGTACCGCTACTCGGGGTTCTCTTTTACGACTGGAATGTGGCTTTTGTGTTGGCGCTGTTCTGGATTGAAAACCTGGTCATTGGCCTGTTCAATCTGCTGAAAATGTGGACGTTGGCACTGATTAATCGACGCGTATCCGGCTTACCCGTCAGTTTGTTTTTTGTGCTGCATTACGGCATTTTTTGCATGGGACATGGCACTCTGTTGTGGTCCTTGCTGAATATGGGTGAGCTTCCCGTGGATCAGTATTTTCCCGACGTAGCCTCGGGTTTCGCCAGCCTGTTCGCGCAAGGCGGTGCGGTATTTATGGGCTTTTTCGCAGAGTTTGGTAGACCATTGGCCTTGGCTGTGTTGGCGCTGATTGCAAGTCATAGCGTGGCATTTATTGAAACCTTTGTCCTCAGTGGTGATATCTGGCGCAAGCGCATTGGGGAATTGATGGGCGAACCGTATCCGCGCATTCTGATTATGCATGTCGGGCTACTGGGTGGGGCTTTGTTGTTGGAGCGGTTGGGCTCTCCAACCTGGTTGTTGGCGATTATGGTGGTGTTGAAAATCATCGTCGATGTCAGTCGATATCGACGTACGAAACAGCACTAA
- a CDS encoding acyl-CoA thioesterase encodes MEHYKIVLPADLNDYGSLFGGTLLKWVDEIAYIRVSLDFHGQHFVTIGLDNVEFKHPIREGQILRFRCKQTRVGTSSVTYNVKVYGARYQADSEMVLFENNITFVCVDGDGQKTAIRKDS; translated from the coding sequence ATGGAACATTACAAAATCGTGCTGCCGGCGGACTTAAACGACTATGGGAGTTTGTTCGGCGGCACCTTATTAAAATGGGTGGATGAAATAGCGTATATCCGCGTGAGTCTCGATTTTCACGGGCAACATTTTGTGACGATCGGGTTGGATAACGTGGAATTCAAACACCCGATCCGAGAAGGCCAGATACTGCGTTTTCGCTGCAAACAAACACGCGTCGGAACCAGTTCTGTGACATACAACGTCAAAGTCTATGGCGCACGGTATCAGGCTGATTCGGAAATGGTGCTGTTTGAAAATAATATTACCTTCGTGTGCGTGGACGGCGATGGACAAAAAACAGCCATTCGAAAAGACAGCTAA
- a CDS encoding SIMPL domain-containing protein: MHKTLLTFCVAMLGLFATQSLIASEQVADDQIRVSGVGEVDAEPDQVTLTVSAYAQEADKATAKQKADAAYEQILDLVKAYGVDDKDVKVQQLSMQPQYEWSDNRRVYRGERVSRMISVVVRDLENLTPLLEGLAQQGVSEVNSMQPGFQDSSALQREALAQAVADAQGKAEFLAKLVKRSVGAVISITEKSSHNPVFARQEMAMAKSMVMDAPPEMLGTQTIRANVEIVFRLN, from the coding sequence ATGCACAAGACTTTATTGACATTTTGTGTCGCGATGTTGGGCTTATTTGCCACACAATCACTGATTGCCTCGGAGCAAGTGGCAGACGACCAGATTCGTGTGTCGGGTGTGGGCGAGGTCGATGCTGAACCAGATCAGGTCACGCTCACCGTCAGCGCCTATGCGCAGGAAGCAGACAAAGCCACGGCCAAGCAAAAAGCGGACGCGGCGTATGAGCAGATTCTGGATCTAGTCAAAGCGTATGGTGTCGACGATAAGGACGTAAAAGTGCAGCAACTGAGCATGCAGCCACAGTATGAATGGTCAGACAATCGCCGAGTCTACCGTGGAGAACGCGTCAGTCGGATGATCAGTGTAGTAGTCCGTGACCTCGAAAACCTTACGCCCTTGCTTGAAGGATTGGCTCAGCAGGGTGTGTCTGAGGTCAATTCGATGCAGCCCGGATTTCAAGATAGTTCAGCGTTGCAGCGTGAGGCGCTGGCGCAAGCGGTCGCAGACGCACAAGGCAAGGCAGAATTTCTAGCTAAGCTTGTCAAGCGCTCGGTGGGGGCCGTAATCAGTATTACCGAAAAAAGTAGTCACAATCCGGTATTCGCGCGCCAAGAAATGGCGATGGCTAAGAGCATGGTCATGGACGCACCACCGGAAATGCTTGGAACACAGACCATTCGCGCCAACGTAGAGATCGTGTTTCGATTAAACTAG
- a CDS encoding gamma-butyrobetaine hydroxylase-like domain-containing protein: MKHTPTDIRLHTKSKLLDVVFNDEHFTLPCEYLRVMSPSAEVKGHGPDQAVLQVGKEAVNIVAIEPVGHYAVRLIFDDAHNSGLYSWDYLYELGAQRSVYWRQYLDKLAAADIERAPQPNDIYLS, encoded by the coding sequence ATGAAACACACGCCAACCGATATTCGATTACACACTAAATCCAAATTGCTGGATGTGGTGTTTAATGATGAACACTTTACGCTGCCATGCGAGTATCTGCGTGTCATGTCGCCGTCCGCCGAGGTCAAAGGTCATGGCCCTGATCAGGCGGTACTGCAGGTTGGCAAAGAAGCCGTTAACATCGTTGCCATTGAGCCCGTCGGCCACTATGCTGTGCGTCTGATCTTCGATGACGCACATAATTCTGGCTTGTATTCGTGGGACTATTTGTATGAGCTCGGTGCGCAACGCTCGGTATACTGGCGACAATACCTCGACAAACTTGCTGCCGCTGACATCGAAAGAGCACCGCAACCTAACGACATTTATCTGAGTTAA
- the ubiE gene encoding bifunctional demethylmenaquinone methyltransferase/2-methoxy-6-polyprenyl-1,4-benzoquinol methylase UbiE, with translation MSESPNKTHFGFQEVDENQKQNLVADVFKSVAGNYDVMNDAMSMGLHRAWKWFTIAQSGVNPGNEVLDLAAGSGDLSLKFAAKVGPQGRVVVTDINPAMLAQGRRRLTDAGIAGNIDYCLVNAEQLPFDDNQFDCISISFGLRNVTHKDVALREMQRCLKPGGRVLVLEFSQPTNPTFSRLYDAYSFNVIPKLGELISNDRDSYQYLVESIRRHPGQEELKQMMLEAGFDRVRYHNLTGGIVALHVGYKY, from the coding sequence ATGTCTGAATCACCCAACAAAACGCATTTTGGCTTTCAAGAAGTCGATGAAAATCAAAAACAAAACCTGGTAGCGGATGTATTTAAATCCGTTGCAGGAAACTACGATGTGATGAACGACGCAATGTCAATGGGCCTTCATCGAGCATGGAAGTGGTTCACCATCGCGCAAAGTGGCGTAAATCCGGGGAATGAAGTATTGGACCTGGCCGCCGGCAGTGGTGATTTATCACTCAAATTTGCCGCTAAAGTGGGCCCACAGGGGCGCGTTGTGGTAACCGACATCAACCCAGCCATGCTCGCGCAAGGGCGACGTCGACTAACCGACGCCGGTATCGCTGGCAACATTGACTATTGTCTGGTGAACGCCGAGCAATTGCCTTTCGACGATAACCAATTTGATTGCATCTCCATCAGCTTTGGCTTACGCAATGTGACACACAAAGACGTAGCACTGCGAGAAATGCAACGCTGCTTAAAACCCGGCGGTCGGGTACTGGTGCTGGAGTTTTCACAACCAACCAACCCAACTTTCAGTCGCCTGTATGACGCGTATTCGTTTAATGTCATTCCCAAACTCGGTGAGCTGATCTCCAATGACCGAGACAGCTACCAGTATCTGGTGGAATCGATTCGACGTCATCCGGGTCAAGAAGAATTGAAACAGATGATGCTGGAAGCGGGGTTTGATCGCGTTCGCTACCACAACCTAACCGGTGGCATTGTCGCATTGCACGTAGGCTACAAGTATTAG
- a CDS encoding ubiquinone biosynthesis accessory factor UbiJ: MLLEILELAGNKTLAYDQAAQARLERLRGKTMALRIKPFDSVIRVTPQASGIEFSHQDDAPVDVSLTATLGAMLKISRVGLENADLAPGELEISGDPIVGQRFAQLIAELDIDWESMLAEQFGETSAKLITHLASEAKAFADESKHRLQQLLNAQLSGQDGLVAPAQAVDQFLDDVDTLRADTDRLSARLSRLLKQAE; this comes from the coding sequence ATGTTATTGGAAATACTCGAACTCGCGGGCAATAAAACACTGGCCTATGACCAAGCGGCACAAGCTCGCCTCGAACGATTGCGCGGCAAAACCATGGCCTTGCGAATTAAGCCGTTTGACTCGGTTATTCGGGTCACGCCACAAGCAAGCGGCATTGAATTTTCGCATCAAGACGATGCCCCCGTCGATGTCAGCCTGACAGCCACACTGGGCGCCATGCTCAAAATCAGTCGCGTGGGGCTCGAGAATGCAGACCTGGCGCCTGGAGAGTTAGAAATTTCAGGTGATCCCATCGTTGGCCAACGTTTTGCACAATTAATTGCAGAACTCGATATTGATTGGGAATCTATGTTAGCGGAACAATTTGGTGAGACTTCGGCCAAACTCATTACACACTTGGCCAGCGAAGCAAAAGCATTTGCTGATGAATCCAAGCACCGCCTACAACAGCTGTTAAACGCCCAACTCAGTGGCCAAGATGGGCTGGTTGCTCCGGCGCAAGCGGTTGATCAGTTTCTAGACGATGTAGACACGCTACGCGCCGATACTGACCGGTTATCCGCCCGCTTATCGCGTCTGCTCAAACAAGCTGAATAA
- the ubiB gene encoding ubiquinone biosynthesis regulatory protein kinase UbiB, with amino-acid sequence MANSRSRIKRLFAIRRVVKKYQLATLITDLELNGKASWIAQRLFGSSGAQTKQPRGERIRLALQELGPVFVKLGQALSTRPDLLPADIAAELTLLQDRVPAFSEQQAMHIIKQAYGTQFEKIFAEVDPQPLASASVAQVHSATLRPGLAIKGQNGLANQQVIIKVLRPGIADVIESDLRVMYTMAGWLQRFWKRGRQFRPLDVIREYDQTIHNELDLRSEAANGARMGADFENTDIIYVPRIYWDYTHENVLVMERIYGTSIRELDTLKSQGHDLKKLAEDGVEVFFTQAFEKNFFHADMHAGNIFVSDEGKWIAIDFGIMGTLTEHDKQYLAQMLLGFFNRDYRAIAVAHLRAGWIPADTRVDDFEQAIRMVCEPIFAKPLSDISFGNVLMQLFQTVRQFEMPVQPQLVLLYKTILNIEGLGRQLYPQLNLWDTAKPFLEKWMVQQMSPLRLLEDLQRDWPLWRATLAALPSALHQQLQSKDSPKSTTRHWGIGLCALGLVAYLLPQWFPTLGQHTVALGPWLLGIGIGVLIAKGRSD; translated from the coding sequence ATGGCGAACTCTCGTTCTCGCATCAAACGCCTATTTGCCATTCGGCGTGTGGTTAAAAAATACCAACTGGCCACCCTAATCACCGACTTGGAGCTGAACGGCAAGGCAAGCTGGATTGCGCAACGCCTATTCGGCAGTTCCGGTGCTCAAACTAAACAACCCCGGGGCGAACGAATCCGTCTGGCCTTACAAGAATTGGGGCCAGTTTTCGTCAAATTAGGCCAGGCTCTGTCGACTCGTCCCGACCTGTTGCCAGCTGACATTGCAGCTGAACTTACCTTACTGCAAGATCGCGTGCCTGCGTTTTCTGAGCAACAGGCGATGCACATTATCAAACAAGCTTACGGTACTCAGTTCGAAAAAATATTCGCCGAAGTCGACCCGCAGCCATTGGCGTCTGCATCGGTAGCACAGGTGCACAGCGCCACCTTGAGACCTGGATTGGCGATCAAAGGCCAAAACGGTCTAGCCAACCAGCAAGTGATCATCAAGGTTCTACGCCCCGGCATTGCCGATGTCATTGAGAGCGACTTACGAGTCATGTACACCATGGCCGGTTGGCTGCAACGGTTCTGGAAACGTGGTCGCCAATTCCGCCCGTTGGATGTCATTCGTGAGTATGACCAGACCATTCACAATGAACTGGATTTACGTTCCGAAGCAGCCAATGGCGCGCGCATGGGCGCGGATTTTGAAAATACCGACATTATCTATGTGCCACGTATTTACTGGGACTACACACATGAAAATGTGCTGGTAATGGAACGTATTTACGGCACGTCGATTCGCGAGCTGGACACACTCAAAAGCCAAGGGCACGACTTAAAGAAGTTGGCTGAAGACGGCGTCGAAGTGTTTTTTACACAGGCTTTCGAGAAAAATTTCTTTCACGCTGATATGCATGCCGGCAATATCTTTGTGTCCGACGAGGGCAAATGGATTGCCATTGACTTTGGCATCATGGGCACACTGACCGAACACGACAAACAGTATTTAGCGCAAATGTTGCTCGGCTTCTTCAACCGCGACTACCGAGCGATTGCAGTCGCTCACTTGCGTGCGGGCTGGATTCCAGCGGATACCCGGGTGGACGATTTCGAACAAGCGATCCGGATGGTGTGTGAGCCTATCTTTGCCAAACCGCTCAGTGATATCTCCTTTGGCAATGTACTCATGCAGTTGTTCCAGACAGTGCGTCAATTCGAGATGCCTGTGCAACCTCAGTTAGTACTGTTGTACAAAACCATCTTGAATATCGAGGGCCTCGGTCGACAGCTCTATCCACAGCTTAACTTATGGGACACCGCCAAGCCGTTTCTGGAAAAATGGATGGTGCAGCAGATGTCGCCTCTGCGTTTGTTGGAAGACTTGCAACGGGATTGGCCACTCTGGCGTGCCACATTGGCAGCCCTACCAAGCGCACTCCATCAACAATTACAATCAAAGGACAGCCCGAAATCCACCACCCGCCATTGGGGTATCGGGCTTTGCGCGTTGGGCCTAGTCGCCTACCTGCTTCCTCAATGGTTTCCAACCCTTGGGCAACACACTGTGGCGCTGGGGCCTTGGTTGCTGGGTATCGGCATCGGCGTGCTGATCGCCAAAGGAAGGTCAGATTAG